The Clostridium aceticum genomic interval AGGTAGTTTAGCAGTTCGGTTAGTATTAAAGGTATTGGGACAGCGAACCTTTACAGTGCTTCCTGCTGGTTGTATGTCGGCGGTAGGATTTAATTATCCGCAGCTATGCTTTACCACCAATGCCATGATCTCTACCTTTGCAGGAACAGCTTCTATGATCTCAGGTGTAGCAGCAGGGGCAAGGGCATTGGGTATTAAGGATTTCCATGCTGTAGGTATTGCCGGAGATGGAGGTACAGCAGATATCGGTATTCAAGCACTTTCGGGTGCCATAGACCGTAGAGAGAAAATTATTTATATCTGCTATGACAACGAGGCTTACATGAACACAGGGATTCAAAAAAGTGGCTTGACCCCCTATGGTACCCGCACCACCACCACACCGGCAGGAGATAATATTCGAGGAGCAGTTACAACGAAGAAAAATATGTTTGAAATTGTCGCTGCCCATGGCATTGACTATGCAGCCACCGCTAGTATTGGTTATATACAAGATTTTTTAAATAAGATTAACAAGGCAAAACAAGTAGAGGGTACCTCCTACATCCATGTATATGCTCCTTGTCCTACTGGATGGGGAACCTCTGCTGACTCTGCTATAGAATTAGGTAAAGAAGTGGTAGACTGTGGGCTTTGGTATCTAGCGGAATATGAAAACGGAGAGTTTCTTCTAAATAAAAATCCTAAGGAATTTGCCTCAGCTGAGGACTATTTAAAAAATCAAGGTCGATTTAAGCACTTATTAAAGGAAGATATAGAGAAGATCGTAAAAGATCGTGATGAGAAGTGGGAAAAGATTAGAAAAAGTTGGGTAAGATCATAAAGGAAACTACAAAAGGGCTTTATCTTTTAATATTAAAGCAGGGAAGTGAATCTATTCATTCACTTCCCTGCTTCGCATGCACTATGAAAGGTTAGTATGCTGTCTTAAATCTTTAAGGCGGAATAACACCATTACAAAAAAATATATCTTTGAAAACTAAGTATATTCATATAGTCCCCCTAAATGGTACCGATAAATGACTTGATATTATTTTTGTAATATCACTGGCTGCACTAGGTCTAGCAAATTTCATCGTACACTCTCTCATAGACTTAAGTCTATTGCTTGAAACCAACAAATCTGTAGTCATATGAATAAGCTCTTCAGGAGTTTTTTGCCCAGGTTGCCCATCCTTGCTGACATACACAATGGGCATTTTCTTCTTCATGACCAGGGATTGGATTATAAATAATTGTAGGCAGTTCACAAGCTTGTGCTTCTGTCAATGTAATGGCACCTGCCTTAGTAATTAGTAAAGATGCCTTCTTCATCAGTGAAGGAATTTCATTGGTAAAGGAGATAATTTCCCATTTTTTTGAGTCTCTATTTTCAAGTTTTTTCATCTCCCAATAAAGACGTTCGTTTTTTCCTGTAACTATCAGTCCTTGGAAGGGAAAATCTATAGTTTCTAACTTTTCTACGATGCTATTTAATGCACCTATACCTAACCCTCCTCCCATAATTAATATCAAAGGATGTGTATCTGGATATTGTATTAGAGGTTTATAAACTTTCTTTCCAGTGGTAAAGGATTGCTTTATAGGTAGCCCAGTATTAAATATGGATTCAATAGGATACTTATTTTTTAGCAATTGATTTTGCAGATGATCATTTGCAACAAAGTATCCTGTTATATCGGAATTATACCAGATAGGGTGGTAGGAATAGTCAGTGATAATCGTCCAAGCAGGAATTTTTATAGTGGCGTTGTAGCTATTTGTAGGAATTGGGTGGGTAAAGATAAAAGCATCAGGCTGAAAACTTTGCTTCATTTTCTTTAGGGTTTTAAAACAAACAAAGTTTAAGTAGCTTATGATGGAACTGGCTTGTTGATGTTGTTGTGACCAGTAAAAAATTTTGCTATAGATAGATGGGTTTTTTGTTATTACTTGTAAATATACATTAGTAAAGAACTGATATACTCTACTGTCATCTAAAACATCAAATATTTTAATTTTAATGTTTGGATCCTCCAGTTGGAAAGCCTCCTGTAAAGCTAAGGCAACTGAATTATGACCTTGACCTACTGAAGCTGTAACAATAGCTAACCTCATAGAACCAATCTCCTCCTTATATGGTGGTAATACGATGACTATCAATTTAAGACTACAATATAAAGTTTAAGGATCTATTAACCACCAGTTAAAAATCTGTTAAGTATAAGAGTAAATTGTGAGAAGAAGAAGCATATTCTTTAATACCTTGCTAACAAATACTTTACAAAGTTATAACCAAACCATACATGTAAGGTGATATTCTGTAGCTAGGTAAAAAAATCAACTAAGCTACCTGATCTAGACCTTAGCAGAGGGAAAGACTGCGATATTTGTTGTAGTCACTGTAACAAAGGAATTAAGTTATAACACAACAACTTAACTACTTTATAGGAGGGGTTTTTATGTTAAATAATTTAAAGGTCAGAGAGTTGCGAAATGTCAAAGGATATACTACACTAGATATGGCTAACTT includes:
- a CDS encoding thiamine pyrophosphate-dependent enzyme: MRREKNINARNITDEEYFYGHKACAGCGGSLAVRLVLKVLGQRTFTVLPAGCMSAVGFNYPQLCFTTNAMISTFAGTASMISGVAAGARALGIKDFHAVGIAGDGGTADIGIQALSGAIDRREKIIYICYDNEAYMNTGIQKSGLTPYGTRTTTTPAGDNIRGAVTTKKNMFEIVAAHGIDYAATASIGYIQDFLNKINKAKQVEGTSYIHVYAPCPTGWGTSADSAIELGKEVVDCGLWYLAEYENGEFLLNKNPKEFASAEDYLKNQGRFKHLLKEDIEKIVKDRDEKWEKIRKSWVRS
- a CDS encoding MGDG synthase family glycosyltransferase; protein product: MRLAIVTASVGQGHNSVALALQEAFQLEDPNIKIKIFDVLDDSRVYQFFTNVYLQVITKNPSIYSKIFYWSQQHQQASSIISYLNFVCFKTLKKMKQSFQPDAFIFTHPIPTNSYNATIKIPAWTIITDYSYHPIWYNSDITGYFVANDHLQNQLLKNKYPIESIFNTGLPIKQSFTTGKKVYKPLIQYPDTHPLILIMGGGLGIGALNSIVEKLETIDFPFQGLIVTGKNERLYWEMKKLENRDSKKWEIISFTNEIPSLMKKASLLITKAGAITLTEAQACELPTIIYNPIPGHEEENAHCVCQQGWATWAKNS